A single Tenacibaculum sp. 190524A02b DNA region contains:
- a CDS encoding metallophosphoesterase has translation MKKRILTYLKNVLGTIVVLLVFGVCILVYLNGSIGYSSNPLMKDLNNEGPYVFFENDSTLSVNYIKGNKDKGFYVDRSIHSTNETTSVASHFILDQSQFQFNLNTHFTTPKSIYNDNESIIAVSDIEGSYKAFRDFLIANGVINSQLKWTFGKGHLVLVGDFVDRGFSVTQTLWFIYKLEQEAERLGGKVHLILGNHELKNLQGNYKSAAYKYKATAAILEKQQLDFYNSKSLLGKWLLSKNTVEMVNGYLFVHGGIHPDIVNYSVDLNTINKLIRSRYHLTYFPKPNKDIRQFLTSTKTGIAWYRGYFKENLSEQQINSSLAKFNAKAVVVGHTIQRKVNKLFNGKVFAIDVKHPKDYNKYWPAKNSEGLLIKNNKAYRILHSGKQIKL, from the coding sequence ATGAAAAAACGTATTCTTACTTATTTAAAAAATGTTTTAGGTACCATAGTGGTTTTATTAGTTTTTGGAGTTTGTATTTTGGTGTACTTAAATGGTAGTATTGGGTATTCTAGTAATCCTTTAATGAAGGATTTGAATAATGAAGGGCCTTATGTATTTTTTGAAAACGATAGTACTTTATCAGTTAACTACATTAAAGGAAATAAGGATAAAGGGTTTTATGTAGATCGCTCTATCCATTCTACTAATGAAACAACTTCTGTTGCTTCTCATTTTATTCTAGATCAAAGTCAATTTCAATTTAATTTGAATACTCATTTTACTACTCCTAAAAGTATTTATAATGATAACGAATCTATTATAGCTGTTTCAGATATTGAAGGCAGCTATAAAGCTTTCCGTGATTTTTTAATTGCTAATGGAGTTATAAATTCTCAATTGAAATGGACTTTTGGCAAAGGGCATTTAGTATTAGTTGGTGACTTTGTTGATAGAGGTTTTTCTGTAACGCAAACACTTTGGTTCATATATAAACTAGAACAAGAAGCAGAAAGGTTGGGCGGAAAAGTTCATCTTATATTAGGTAATCATGAACTTAAAAATTTGCAAGGAAATTACAAATCGGCAGCTTATAAGTACAAAGCTACAGCTGCTATTTTAGAAAAGCAACAACTTGACTTTTATAACTCTAAATCTTTATTAGGAAAATGGCTACTTAGTAAAAACACTGTAGAAATGGTTAATGGATATCTTTTTGTTCATGGTGGTATTCACCCTGATATTGTAAACTATTCTGTTGATTTAAATACCATTAATAAGTTAATACGTTCTAGATATCATTTGACTTACTTTCCAAAACCGAATAAAGATATTAGGCAATTTCTTACTTCTACTAAAACAGGAATTGCTTGGTATCGAGGATATTTTAAAGAAAATTTATCTGAGCAACAAATTAATTCCAGCTTGGCTAAATTTAATGCTAAGGCTGTAGTTGTTGGACATACTATACAACGTAAAGTCAATAAATTATTCAACGGAAAAGTATTTGCTATTGATGTTAAACACCCTAAAGATTATAATAAGTATTGGCCTGCAAAAAATTCAGAAGGGTTACTTATAAAAAACAATAAAGCTTATAGGATTTTACATTCGGGGAAACAAATTAAATTATAA
- a CDS encoding O-acetylhomoserine aminocarboxypropyltransferase/cysteine synthase family protein, which translates to MSTQKFATNALHAGHDVKQTGGTRAVPIYQTTSYVFNNAEHAANLFSLKELGFIYTRLNNPTNQILQERLAALEGGIGAVVFASGTAAISTGLLTLLKAGDHIVASSSLYGGTYNLLNVTLPRLGITTTFVDASNPDNFADAVQENTRAFFVESLGNPKLDVLDLQAISAHAKKAEVPFIVDNTVATPALLNPIEHGANIVIHSLTKYIGGQGNSLGGVIVDAGTFNWANGKFPEFTEPSAGYHGLVYHEALGAASYTFKLILEGLRDFGGALSPTNAFQIIQGLETLEVRIQKHSENALALAKWLEAREEVAWVNYPGLESSKYKTLADKYLPKGQSGIVTFGAKGGYEAAKAIADNTKLFSLLANIGDTKSLIIHPSSTTHQQLDEAQQASTGVTKDLIRLSVGIENVEDLKADIEAAFAAIPKEVLV; encoded by the coding sequence ATGAGTACACAAAAATTCGCAACAAACGCGTTGCACGCAGGACACGATGTAAAACAAACAGGAGGAACAAGAGCAGTACCTATCTATCAAACTACCTCGTATGTATTTAACAATGCAGAACATGCAGCAAATCTATTTTCTTTAAAAGAATTAGGATTTATTTATACCCGTTTAAACAATCCAACCAATCAAATATTACAAGAAAGATTGGCCGCATTAGAAGGAGGAATAGGAGCTGTAGTATTTGCATCAGGAACGGCAGCAATTTCAACAGGGCTACTAACACTATTAAAAGCAGGAGACCATATTGTAGCATCAAGTAGTCTATATGGAGGAACTTACAATCTATTAAACGTAACACTCCCAAGATTAGGTATAACAACTACTTTTGTAGACGCTTCTAATCCAGATAACTTTGCAGACGCAGTGCAGGAAAATACAAGAGCCTTTTTTGTAGAATCATTAGGGAACCCAAAACTAGACGTATTAGATTTACAAGCAATATCAGCACACGCTAAAAAAGCAGAAGTACCATTTATTGTAGATAATACTGTAGCAACACCAGCTTTGTTAAACCCTATTGAACACGGAGCCAACATTGTAATTCACTCACTAACAAAATACATTGGCGGACAAGGAAACTCTTTAGGAGGAGTCATTGTAGATGCAGGAACATTTAATTGGGCTAATGGTAAATTTCCAGAATTTACTGAGCCATCGGCAGGATATCACGGATTAGTATATCATGAAGCTTTAGGAGCAGCTTCTTATACCTTCAAATTAATTTTAGAAGGATTAAGAGATTTTGGAGGAGCATTAAGTCCTACCAATGCATTCCAAATTATTCAAGGATTAGAAACCTTAGAAGTAAGAATCCAAAAACATAGTGAAAATGCTTTAGCATTAGCCAAGTGGTTAGAAGCTAGAGAAGAAGTGGCTTGGGTTAACTATCCAGGATTAGAAAGTAGCAAATACAAAACATTAGCAGATAAATACCTGCCTAAAGGACAAAGTGGTATTGTAACCTTTGGAGCAAAAGGAGGTTATGAAGCAGCAAAAGCCATTGCAGATAATACTAAGTTATTCTCACTATTAGCAAATATAGGAGATACAAAATCTTTAATAATACACCCGTCAAGCACAACACACCAACAATTAGATGAAGCACAACAAGCAAGTACGGGAGTAACAAAAGACTTAATTCGTTTATCAGTAGGTATTGAAAATGTTGAAGATTTAAAAGCAGATATAGAAGCAGCATTTGCAGCAATACCAAAAGAAGTATTAGTATAA
- a CDS encoding LytTR family DNA-binding domain-containing protein: protein MRYLIVDDEHIAHDIIKGYCEVLPNFQFVKSCYDAIEALTFLKANHVDIVFLDLNMPKLKGFEFLRTLNNPPNVIVTTAYKEFALEGYELNIVDYLLKPFSLERFLKAINKIEKPIQKKLTHFKDEKLEETIFLKSNGKHIQIKTSEILFIESVGNYCKVNTESQTIVIREKLSDFNKMLSNTLFLQVHKSFIIAKKHIEAIEGNRVHIREHIIPVGRTYKINLQKILEN, encoded by the coding sequence ATGAGGTATTTAATAGTAGATGACGAACATATAGCTCATGATATTATAAAAGGATATTGTGAGGTTTTACCAAACTTTCAATTTGTAAAAAGTTGTTACGATGCTATTGAGGCATTAACTTTCTTAAAAGCTAATCATGTAGATATCGTTTTTTTAGATTTAAATATGCCTAAACTAAAAGGGTTTGAATTTTTAAGAACACTAAATAATCCACCTAATGTAATTGTAACTACAGCGTATAAAGAGTTTGCTTTAGAAGGTTATGAATTAAATATAGTAGACTATTTATTAAAACCATTTAGTTTAGAACGTTTTTTAAAAGCCATTAATAAAATTGAAAAGCCTATACAGAAAAAGCTGACTCATTTTAAAGATGAAAAATTAGAAGAAACAATATTTCTAAAATCTAATGGAAAACATATACAAATTAAAACTTCTGAAATATTATTTATAGAATCAGTAGGTAATTATTGTAAAGTAAATACAGAATCACAAACCATAGTGATAAGAGAAAAGCTTTCAGACTTTAATAAAATGCTTTCTAACACCCTGTTTTTACAAGTTCATAAATCCTTTATTATAGCTAAAAAACATATTGAAGCCATAGAAGGAAATAGAGTTCATATAAGAGAACACATAATACCAGTAGGGAGAACCTATAAAATTAATCTTCAGAAGATACTTGAAAATTAG
- a CDS encoding endonuclease/exonuclease/phosphatase family protein — MKNSINLLLKIIIAVVVASIVFFFWASSATLNKETYATLLTNEYKSKVDNDSIYSIVTYNIGYLSGMTNNRAVEKTKELFDTNLNTVITQVQKTNPDIIAFQEIDYNAARSYEVNQEEEIAKLGYNYVARGINWDERYLPFPYWPPSMHFGKVVSGQSILSKYPLKDYERIVLERVEDSPFYRDAFYLERLLQVAKVAIEGKEVVVLNTHLEAFDKKTRVKQLNKVIGVFKKYAKSYPTILLGDFNSDPKYKEPAIQKVFDLPNIGNAAYSNNNYELTFDTEKPFERLDYIFYTKNTIEYVSGNVLKEFGKASDHLPVEMKFKLK; from the coding sequence ATGAAAAATAGCATCAACCTTCTTTTAAAAATAATAATAGCAGTAGTAGTAGCGTCAATAGTATTCTTTTTTTGGGCATCGTCAGCAACTTTAAATAAAGAAACATATGCAACACTACTAACAAATGAGTATAAAAGCAAGGTAGATAACGATTCTATATATAGTATTGTAACTTATAATATTGGATACTTGAGTGGTATGACCAATAACAGAGCGGTAGAGAAAACCAAAGAGTTATTTGATACTAATTTAAACACAGTAATAACACAAGTTCAAAAAACAAATCCTGACATTATTGCATTTCAGGAAATAGATTATAATGCCGCGAGGTCGTATGAAGTAAACCAAGAAGAAGAAATAGCCAAGCTTGGTTACAATTATGTAGCAAGAGGAATTAATTGGGACGAGCGTTATTTACCTTTTCCATATTGGCCACCAAGTATGCATTTTGGAAAAGTAGTGTCAGGGCAATCTATATTGAGTAAATACCCATTAAAAGATTATGAGCGAATTGTATTAGAAAGAGTAGAAGACAGCCCATTTTATAGAGATGCATTTTATTTAGAAAGGTTGTTACAAGTAGCTAAAGTAGCTATAGAAGGTAAAGAAGTAGTTGTATTAAATACTCACTTAGAAGCATTTGATAAAAAAACACGAGTAAAACAATTAAATAAGGTGATAGGTGTATTTAAAAAATATGCCAAAAGCTATCCAACCATTTTATTGGGTGATTTTAATAGCGACCCAAAATATAAAGAACCAGCCATTCAAAAAGTATTTGATTTACCCAATATAGGAAATGCAGCTTACTCAAATAACAATTACGAATTAACTTTTGATACCGAGAAGCCATTTGAACGTTTAGATTATATTTTTTATACAAAAAACACCATTGAATATGTTAGTGGAAATGTATTAAAAGAATTTGGAAAAGCTTCAGATCATTTACCAGTAGAAATGAAATTCAAACTAAAGTAA
- a CDS encoding M43 family zinc metalloprotease encodes MKEVKKIVVGVVAALVFISCSNEELILGNNNQENIKEVESGFNATFKIPVVVHLTSVNNNFLSDNEVKEIIHNINVYYNAKNSSLNDVFEPFQSIIGNPNIEFILAKRNPVGGVTNGITRTVSSKAVISGTNESQSYIELIESIRNAHGKWDGDKYLNIFIANEIPGYGRVFGNEAEKEFGYEVLPPHNSFLVETNEFDKKSMITGVFSEASLGTPIKITNTLIHEIGHWLGLKHTYGYNSPQTEEGARIREKLINDNYDPNNTFYKVGDDGIDDTPWTCVVTDDVTFKLFDTYVNVENIMGKTKTIEKKMFTIGQVAAMHKVLQGEKGGRNNIWSDDNLKETGVKTH; translated from the coding sequence ATGAAAGAAGTAAAAAAAATAGTTGTAGGGGTTGTAGCAGCCTTAGTTTTTATTAGTTGTTCTAATGAAGAGTTAATATTAGGCAATAATAATCAAGAAAACATAAAAGAAGTAGAAAGTGGATTTAATGCTACATTTAAAATACCTGTAGTAGTACATTTAACTAGTGTAAATAATAACTTCTTGTCAGATAATGAAGTAAAAGAAATAATACATAATATAAATGTGTATTATAATGCAAAGAATTCAAGTTTGAATGATGTATTTGAACCGTTTCAATCAATTATTGGAAATCCAAATATTGAATTTATATTGGCAAAACGCAATCCAGTAGGAGGGGTTACCAATGGTATTACAAGGACTGTATCAAGTAAAGCAGTGATATCTGGAACTAATGAATCACAAAGTTATATAGAGTTAATAGAATCAATCAGGAATGCACATGGAAAATGGGATGGCGATAAATATTTAAATATTTTTATAGCTAATGAAATACCTGGTTATGGTAGGGTATTTGGTAATGAAGCAGAAAAAGAATTTGGTTATGAAGTATTACCGCCACACAATTCTTTTTTAGTAGAAACCAATGAATTTGACAAAAAATCTATGATTACAGGTGTTTTTTCAGAGGCGAGTTTAGGTACACCAATTAAGATAACAAATACCTTAATACATGAAATTGGACACTGGTTAGGACTTAAACATACTTATGGTTATAACTCTCCACAAACAGAAGAAGGAGCTAGGATAAGAGAAAAATTAATTAATGATAATTATGATCCTAATAATACATTTTATAAAGTAGGAGATGATGGTATTGATGATACACCATGGACTTGTGTGGTAACAGATGATGTTACTTTTAAATTATTTGATACATATGTGAATGTTGAGAATATTATGGGAAAAACAAAAACTATAGAGAAAAAAATGTTTACAATAGGTCAAGTAGCAGCAATGCATAAAGTATTGCAAGGTGAAAAAGGAGGAAGAAATAATATATGGAGTGATGATAATTTAAAAGAAACCGGGGTGAAGACTCATTAG
- a CDS encoding alpha/beta hydrolase gives MKSLLIQYLFLPLFLFLIIPSSFTQTNNERSLVNGFSKERTITSLEKHIYFIDLKNGMAVIGNVIQNGIDLVIDIYTPDGKFLRQIDSPNGANGIEPFDITSNIFGKYKLVIRSLEESSKKGRYTIKVKEILSLENNRKRILKREIPTVTLYKLWEASLKDNNAITSFVSKHKEKHIIEPIDGNNTDMLVTYFCIPNKNVEYVMLSGGPDFLGLRFQRLANTKLFYVTQRVPKDARFNYGFNYFNLHKAGPNNEIVYRNVEHAYDGFLEMPNAPKQSYVTKRKSVNEGTLLVTSLESTFLNEIRKISIHIPANYDVKKPHNLLIIFDGESYGGRPNRNSRIPTPVIMDNLMSENKITPTVTIMVWSMGKRSKDLISEKFGDFIAKELIPWARLKYNIGTKANKIIVAGYSRGGFAASYIALRYSDVIGNVLSQSGSYWIKGTKDENHWIYPKDNGKLTEAYKKNKKLPIKFYMDVGLYDAGASMLGMNRQFRDILEVKGYKVTYYEFKGGHSYVNWRGTLANGLISLIGTTEN, from the coding sequence ATGAAATCTTTACTTATACAGTATTTATTTTTACCTCTTTTTTTATTTTTAATAATTCCCTCTTCCTTTACTCAAACCAATAATGAAAGGTCATTAGTTAATGGCTTTAGTAAGGAACGTACAATTACTTCTTTAGAAAAGCATATTTATTTTATTGATTTAAAAAATGGAATGGCTGTTATTGGAAATGTAATACAAAACGGAATAGATCTTGTTATTGATATTTACACTCCTGATGGAAAGTTCCTTAGACAAATTGATAGTCCTAATGGAGCAAATGGAATTGAGCCTTTTGATATTACTTCTAATATATTTGGTAAATACAAACTTGTGATACGTTCACTTGAAGAGAGTTCTAAAAAAGGTAGATATACTATAAAAGTTAAAGAGATTTTAAGCTTAGAAAATAATAGAAAACGTATCTTAAAAAGAGAAATCCCAACTGTTACTCTTTATAAGCTCTGGGAGGCTTCTTTAAAAGATAATAATGCAATAACTTCTTTCGTTTCAAAACATAAAGAAAAGCATATTATTGAACCTATTGATGGAAACAATACTGATATGTTGGTTACATATTTTTGTATTCCTAATAAAAATGTAGAATACGTGATGTTGAGTGGTGGTCCAGATTTTTTAGGTTTGCGCTTTCAAAGACTTGCTAATACTAAACTTTTTTATGTTACTCAAAGAGTTCCTAAAGATGCTCGTTTTAATTATGGTTTCAATTATTTTAATCTTCACAAAGCAGGCCCCAATAATGAAATTGTATATAGAAATGTTGAACATGCTTATGATGGTTTCCTTGAAATGCCTAATGCACCTAAGCAGTCTTATGTTACAAAAAGGAAAAGTGTTAATGAAGGGACTTTATTAGTTACTTCTTTAGAGAGTACTTTTTTAAATGAAATACGAAAAATATCTATTCATATTCCCGCTAATTATGATGTTAAAAAGCCTCATAATTTACTCATTATTTTTGATGGAGAGTCTTATGGAGGTAGACCTAACCGTAATTCAAGAATCCCAACACCTGTTATTATGGATAATTTAATGTCTGAAAATAAAATAACTCCTACTGTTACTATTATGGTTTGGTCTATGGGAAAAAGAAGTAAAGACTTAATTAGTGAAAAATTTGGTGATTTTATTGCTAAAGAACTTATTCCTTGGGCTCGTTTAAAATATAATATTGGTACTAAAGCTAACAAAATTATTGTTGCTGGTTATAGTAGAGGTGGTTTTGCTGCTAGCTATATAGCCTTGCGTTATTCTGATGTTATTGGTAATGTCCTTTCTCAATCTGGTTCTTATTGGATCAAAGGAACAAAGGATGAAAATCACTGGATTTACCCTAAAGATAATGGCAAACTTACTGAGGCTTATAAAAAAAATAAAAAACTTCCTATAAAATTCTATATGGATGTTGGGCTTTATGATGCAGGTGCTTCTATGTTAGGTATGAACAGGCAATTTAGAGATATTCTTGAGGTTAAAGGTTATAAAGTAACTTATTATGAATTTAAGGGTGGACATAGCTATGTTAATTGGAGAGGAACATTAGCTAATGGATTAATTTCTTTAATTGGAACTACTGAAAATTAA
- a CDS encoding sensor histidine kinase → MIDWIKVNKKQILKILIIVSIAVPLLWLAYEIIILDKDSVVLFANSPVIFSIITIIYYLLLLIWGILWLVKQVYLAIDLKNELKKNELLHLNSQVNPHFFFNTLNNLYGLVGKDAKQAQQLILKLSEMMRYSIYEGEKGLVNLEDEVIYIENYITLHKMRYFKKIQVSFQKNLNKTTHKIMPLIFINLVENAFKHGVENLRTEAFVKIAITSNDKKVLFKIENNFDEEELPEKKGIGIKNLKRRLELMYPKKHELITLVEGNVFKATLEIEMK, encoded by the coding sequence ATGATAGATTGGATAAAAGTAAATAAAAAGCAAATACTAAAAATATTAATAATAGTATCAATAGCAGTACCATTGTTATGGTTAGCTTATGAGATTATTATATTAGATAAAGATTCAGTAGTTTTATTTGCTAACTCTCCCGTTATATTTAGTATTATTACCATCATTTATTATCTGTTATTACTAATTTGGGGAATACTATGGTTAGTAAAACAAGTATATTTAGCCATAGATTTAAAAAACGAATTAAAGAAGAACGAATTATTACATCTTAACAGCCAGGTAAATCCACATTTCTTTTTCAATACTTTAAATAATTTATATGGTTTAGTAGGTAAAGATGCTAAACAAGCACAACAGTTAATATTAAAGTTATCAGAGATGATGCGCTATAGTATTTATGAAGGAGAAAAAGGACTGGTGAATTTAGAAGATGAAGTAATTTATATAGAAAATTATATTACACTTCATAAAATGCGTTATTTTAAAAAAATACAAGTAAGTTTTCAAAAAAACTTAAATAAAACAACGCATAAAATAATGCCTTTAATATTTATAAACCTTGTAGAAAACGCATTTAAACATGGGGTAGAAAATTTAAGAACAGAAGCATTTGTAAAAATAGCAATAACTTCAAATGATAAAAAAGTACTATTTAAAATAGAAAACAATTTTGATGAAGAAGAACTACCAGAAAAAAAAGGAATTGGGATTAAAAACTTAAAAAGAAGATTAGAATTAATGTACCCTAAAAAACATGAGTTAATTACTTTAGTAGAAGGAAATGTATTCAAAGCAACATTAGAAATAGAAATGAAATGA